The region CCCCAGGTCGCGGTGGTCATGGGCTCGTGCACCGCGGGCGGCGCCTATGTGCCGGCCATGTCGGACGAATCGATCATCGTGAAGAACCAGGGCACGATCTTCCTCGGCGGCCCGCCCCTGGTGAAGGCCGCGACCGGCGAGGTGGTGAGCGCCGAGGAACTGGGCGGTGCCGATGTCCACAGCCGCACCTCGGGCGTGACCGACCACTATGCCGAGAACGACGCCCATGCCCTGGGCATCGCCCGGCGCATCGTTGCCAGCTTCAACACGGTGAAGCGCCCCGGCGTCGAGATCCGCGCGCCGGTCGCCCCGCGCTATCCGGCGGAGGAGCTGCACGGCATCGTGCCGCTGGACGCACGCAAACCCTATGATGCGCGCGAGATCATCGCCCGCATCGTCGACGACAGCGCCTTCGACGAGTTCAAGGCGCTGTACGGCCAGACCCTGGTCACCGGCTTTGCCCATGTCTGGGGCTATCCCGTCGGCATCATCGCCAACAACGGCATCCTGTTTTCCGAAAGCGCCCAGAAGGGTGCCCATTTCATCGAATTGTGCTGCCAGCGCGGCATCCCCTTGATCTTCCTGCAGAACATCACCGGTTTCATGGTCGGGCGGAAATACGAGGCCGGCGGCATCGCCAAGGACGGCGCCAAGATGGTGACCGCGGTCGCCATCGCCAAGGTGCCGAAATTCACCGTGGTGGTGGGCGGCAGCTTCGGCGCCGGCAACTACGGCATGTGCGGCCGGGCCTATTCGCCGCGCTTCCTGTGGATGTGGCCCAATGCCCGCATCTCGGTCATGGGTGGCGAGCAGGCGGCCTCGGTCCTGGCCCAGGTTAAGCGCGACAATATGGAAGCCCAGGGGCAGCGCTGGTCCAAACAGGAAGAAGAGACCTTCAAGGCACCCCTGCGCGAACAGTACGAAACCCAAGGCCATCCCTATTACGCCAGCGCCCGCCTGTGGGACGACGGCGTGATCGATCCGGCCGATACCCGCATGGTGCTGGGCCTGGGGCTTTCGGCGGCGATGAACGCCCCGGCCGAGGCGACCCGCTTCGGCCTGTTCAGGATGTGACCGCGATGTTCGAGAAAATCCTGATCGCCAACCGCGGCGAAATCGCCTGCCGGGTCATCAAGACCGCGCGGCGTCTCGGCATTGCCACGGTCGCCGTCTATTCGGAAGCCGACGCCGGCGCCGCCCACGTCGACCTGGCCGACGAGGCCTGGCCGATCGGGCCGGCGCCGGCGCGCGAAAGCTATCTCGTCGGCGCCCGCATCATCGAGGTCGCCAGGCGCGCCGGCGCCCAGGCGATTCACCCGGGCTATGGTTTCCTGAGCGAGAACGCGGCGTTTGCCGAGGCCTGTGCCGCGGCCGGCATCGTCTTCATCGGGCCGCCGGTCGGCGCGATCCGGGCCATGGGCTCCAAATCCGCGGCCAAGGCCCTGATGGAGAAGTCCGGCGTGCCGATGGTGCCCGGCTATCATGGTGCCGACCAGGATCCCGCCGTGCTGCGCGAGGCCGCTGAGCGCATCGGCTACCCGGTGCTGATCAAGGCCTCGGCCGGCGGCGGCGGCAAGGGCATGCGCGTGGTGGAGCAGGCGGGCGATCTCGATGCCGCCATCGCCTCGGCCAAGCGCGAGGCCAAGTCGTCCTTCGGCGACGACCAGGTGCTGATCGAGAAGTACCTGACCCGGCCGCGCCATATCGAAATCCAGGTCTTCGCCGACAGCCACGGCAACACCGTCTCGCTGTTCGAGCGCGACTGTTCGATCCAGCGCCGCCACCAGAAGGTGCTGGAAGAGGCGCCGGCGCCGGGCCTGAGCCCTGCGCGCCGCAAGGTGATGGGCGAGGCGGCCTGCGCCGCCGCCAAGGCGGTCGGCTATGTCGGCGCCGGCACGGTCGAGTTCATCGCCGAGGGCGACCAGTTCTATTTCATGGAGATGAACACCCGCCTGCAGGTCGAACACCCGGTAACCGAGATGATCACCGGCCTGGACCTGGTCGAGTGGCAGTTGCTGGTGGCCGCGGGGGGCACGCTGCCCCGGACCCAGGAGCAACTCTCGATCAGCGGCCATGCCATCGAGGCGCGGGTCTATGCCGAGGACCCGGCCCGGGCCTTCCTGCCCTCGATCGGCACCTTGCACCATCTGCATGCGCCGGCCGAGAGCGCCCATGTCCGCGTCGACACCGGCGTGCGCGCGGGCGATGCCATCGGCATCCACTACGACCCGATGATCGCCAAGCTGATCGTCTGGGACACCGACCGTGATGCCGCGGCGCGGCGCCTGTCGGCCGCGCTGGCGGATTACGAGGTGGTGGGGGTGCAGACCAACATCGCCTTCCTCAAGAGCATCGTCGATCACCAGGCGTTCCGCGCTGCCGACCTGGACACCGGCTTCATCGGCCGTCATGACGAGGCCCTGCGCCCGCCCGCCGGGCCGGTGCCCCGGCGGGCGCTGGCGACGGCCGCCCTGCGGGCCTTGACCGATCAGGCCCGGGTGGCGGCGGCACGGGCGCGGGGCTCGCTCGATCCCTATTCGCCCTGGAACACCCTGGGGGCCTGGCGGGCCAATGGCGACGGCTACCAGGGCCTGGAATTCCTGGCCGGCAATGAAACCATCCAGGTCCGCGCCCGCCCCAAAGCCGACGGCAGCTATGTCCTGGACTTGCCCGAGGTCTCGGTCCAGGCCCGGGTGATCGGCGAGGCGGCCGGCCGCCTGACCGTGCTGTTCGACGGCGTGAAGCGCCAGGTCTGCGTCGTGCGGCACGGCGACGATATCACCGTGCTGCACGACGGCGTCAGCCACCACCTGCTGCTGGTCGATCCGCTGGCCCCGCCCGATGCGGCCGCCGCGGGGGCCGGCCACCTGACCGCGCCCATGCCGGGCCAGGTGATCCAGGTCCTGGTCGCGGCCGGGGCCGAGGTGACACGCGGCGCGCCCCTGCTGGTGCTGGAGGCGATGAAGATGGAACACACCATCGTCGCCCCCAAGGACGGCACCATCGAGGCGGTCCACTATGCCCAGGGCGACCAGGTGCAGGAAGGGGCCGAGTTGATCACCTTCGTCGACGAGGGCGCGCCATGACCATGCTCGCCCACGTCCGCATCGTCGAGGTCGGCCCGCGCGACGGCTTGCAGAACGAGGCCGGCGTGGTGCCGCTGGCCGACAAGGTGGCCCTGATCGAGGCCCTGGCGGAAGCGGGCTTGCCCGTGGTCGAATCCGGCAGCTTCGTCTCGCCCAAATGGGTGCCCCAGATGGCCGATACCGACCAGGTGCTGGCGCGGCTGCGCCGCAAGCCGGGGGTCAGCTACCCGGTGCTGGTGCCCAACATGAAGGGGCTGGAGGCGGCGATCGCCGCCGGCGCCACCGAAATCGCCGTGTTCGGCGCGGCCTCGGAGAGTTTTTCCAACAAGAACATCAATTGTTCCATCGCCGAGAGCCTGGAACGCTTCGCGCCCGTCTGCGCCGCGGCCCTGGCCGCGGGCGTCAAGGTGCGCGGCTATGTCTCCTGCGTGCTGGGCTGTCCCTATGAAGGGGCGATTGCGCCGGCGGCGGTGGCGCGGGTGGCCAAGGCCTTGAGCGATCTGGGCTGCTACGAGATTTCCCTGGGCGATACCATCGGGGTGGGCACGCCGGGCCGGGCGCGGGTCATGGTGCGGGCGGTGACGGAACTGGTGCCGGTCGAGCGCCTGGCCGTGCATTTCCACGACACCTACGGCCAGGCCCTGGCCAATATCCTGGCCTGCCTGGACCTGGGCATCGGCACCGTCGACAGCGCGGTCGCGGGCCTGGGCGGCTGCCCCTATGCCAAGGGCGCGTCGGGCAATGTCGCGACCGAGGATGTGGTCTACATGCTCAACGGGTTGGGGATCGAGACCGGCGTCGACCTGGGCCGCGTGGCGGCGGCGGGGCGAGCTATTTTGAAGGTTCTGGGACGGCCGCCGGCATCCAAGGTGGCCCAGGTTCTGGCCAAGCGCGACGCCTGACAGAGCGCGCGGACAGGGAGGCAACAATGAACACCATCGCCATGAGCTATGTCAGCGGCCCCTCCAGTGCCCCCCTGCTGGGCATCACCATCGGCCAGGCCCTGGACCGGGCGGCCGAGGCCTGGCCGGATCGCCCGGCGCTGATCGACCGCGGCCAGGATGTCCGCTGGACTTGGGGGCAGCTCAAGGCCCAGGCCGATGGTTTCGCCGCCGGCCTGCTGGCCTTAGGGTTGAGGCCGGGCGACCGCATCGGCATCTGGTCGCTCAATCGCTGGGAATGGACACTGACCCAGTTCGCGGCGGCCAAGGCCGGGCTGATCCTGGTCACCATCAATCCCGCCTACCGCCTGTCGGAACTCGAATACGCCCTGAACCTGGTGGGTTGTGTCGCCCTGGTGAGCGCGACCAGCTTCAAGACCAGCGACTATTTGGGGATGGTGAATGCCCTGGCGCCGGAACTGGCAGCGTCGCAGCCCGGCCACCTGCAAGCGGTGAAGCTGCCCTCCCTGCGCAGCGTGATCCAGATCGGCGGCCCGGCGGCGCCCGGCACCTTTCCCTTCGCCGGCGTCGCCGGCCTGGCCGGTCCCGATCATCACGCCGCCTTGCCCCGTGTTGGCGCGACGCTGCAATTCGACGATCCGGTCAATATCCAGTTCACTAGCGGCACCACCGGCTCGCCCAAGGGCGTCACGCTGACCCACCACAACATCCTCAACAACGGCTATTTCGTCGGCCGCGGCTGCGCCCTCACCGCGCAGGACCGGGTGTGCATTCCCGTGCCCCTCTATCATTGCTTCGGCATGGTCATGGGCAACCTGGCCTGTGTAACCTCTGGAGCATCCATGGTCTATCCCGGCGAAGGCTTCGATCCCTTGATGACCCTCGAGGCGGTGGCGGCGGAACACTGCACGGCGCTGTACGGCGTGCCCACCATGTTCATCGCGCAGCTCGATCATCCGCGCTTTGGCGACTTCGACCTCTCGTCCCTGCGCACCGGCATCATGGCCGGCTCGCCCTGCCCGATCGAGCTGATGAAGCGCGTGGTGGCGCAGATGAACGTTCGCGAAGTCACGATCTGCTACGGCATGACCGAGACCAGCCCGGTCAGCTTCCAGAGCGCGGTCGACGATCCCCTGGAACGCCGCGTGTCCACCGTCGGCCGCATCCACCCGCACCTGGAGGTGAAGGTGGTGGATGCGGAGGGGCGTGTGGTGCCCTGCGGCACCTCGGGCGAATTGTGCACGCGCGGCTATTCGGTCATGCGCGGCTATTGGAACCAGGCCGACAAGACCGCCGAGGCGGTGGATGCGGCGGGCTGGATGCACACGGGCGATCTCGCCACCATCGACGAGGAAGGCTTCTGCAACATCGTCGGCCGGATCAAGGACCTGATCATCCGCGGCGGCGAGAATGTCTACCCGCGCGAGGTCGAGGAATATCTCTACCGCCATCCCAAGATCGCCGACGTGCAGGTCTTCGGCGTCGCCGATCAGAAATACGGCGAGGAACTGTGCGCCTGGATCAAGCTGCGCGAGGGCGAGGCCATGACGGCGGAAGACGTGCGCGGTTTCTGCCACGGCCAGATTGCGCACCAGAAGATCCCGCGCTATGTCCGCTTCGTCGACGACTTTCCCATGACCGTGACCGGCAAGATGCAGAAGTATCTGATGCGCCAGGCCATGGAGGCCGAGCTGGGCCTTGTCCGCGAGAAAACCGCATGACCCGCACCGTCGGCTCGCACGGGCCGACCACCTCGTTGGCGATCCGCAAGGCCGGCCTGCGCCTGATCACCGAACACGGCTTCGAGGCCATGAGCCTGCGGCAACTGGCGGCCGAGGTCGGGCTGCAGACCGCTTCGCTCTACAACCACATCAAGACCAAGCAGCACCTGCTGTTCGAACTGATCCACGAGCATCTGACCGCCCTGCTGGAACAGACCGACGCGGCCCTGGCGCAGGTGGCGGGGGAGAGCCCGACGCGGCGTTTGGAGCGCTTCGTGCTGCACCACCTGACCTATCACATGGAAAAGAAGCGCGAGGTCTTCGTCGCCAATTTCGAGCTGCGCGGCCTGAGCCCTGAGAACTACAAGGTGATTGTCGCCCTGCGCCGGCGCTACGAGGCCAGGCTTATCGCGATCCTGGACGAGGGCGTGGCGGCCGGGATGTTCGACCTGCTCGACACCCAGGTCGCCGCCTATGCCATCCTGGCCATGCTGACCGGGGCCTGCACCTGGTACCGGCCCGACGGCCGCCTGTCGACCGATGACGTGGTCATGCTGCACACCAAGATGCTGCTGAACGGCTGCCTGCATCTGGCGGGTGGGAACACCCCTTCCTGACGTCATTCCGGCGAAGGCCGGAATCCATGGCCGGGACAGGCGAGATGCGGCCGGTTTTCCTGGTCGGGCGGTCCGCGTTGCATCGGAATGGATCCCGGCCTGCGCCGGGATGACGCTGAGAGGTAGTAGGTGCCAAAATGCGACGGATTGCACGACACATCGGCCGGCTGACCCTGGGGCGGCCGCGCTTTTCGCTGGCGGGGCTGGTGGTGGCGCTGGCGTTCCTGGTGCTGCCGCACGACCTGGCCGAGGGGATGCGCCCGGTCATCGCCTGGGACCTGGGTATGCTGGTCTACCTGGCTGGCACCTGGTCGATGATGTTTCGGGCCGACGAGGCGGCGATCCGCGCCCGGGCGCGGGCGCATGATGTCGGCCAGTGGGTGATCCTGGGCCTGATGTTCTTCGGCATCGTCGCCTCGATGGCGGCGCTGGTCGATTTCCTGCGCCTGGCGCAAAGGGACCTGTCGGGCGGCGGCGGGCTGGACCTGGCGCTGGCGGGCTGGACCATGCTGTCGACCTTCGCCATGTTCCATACCCTGTTCGCCGTCCACTATGCCCACGACTATTACGCGGCGCCCGACAATGCCCCGCCGCTGGACTTTCCCGGCGACGACGCGCCCGACTATGGCGACTTCCTCTATTTCTCCTTCGTCGTCGGCTTGACCGCCCAGGTCTCGGACGTGGTCGTGCGCAGCAAGCGCCTGCGCCGGGCGGTGCTGGCCCACGGTGTGGTCTCGTTCTTCTTCAACACCGTGCTGCTGGCGCTGATGGTCAATATCGCCGCAGGATTGCTGGGTTGACGCCATAATTTCGCCGGCTGGGCGGGCCAGGGTCAGCCCATGGGGTGGATCTTTCGCATCATCGGGCGGCTTGCCGCGCTGGTCATCGGCCTGCCGGTCGCCGTCGCGCTGCTTTACGGTGCCGGCGCCCTGCTCGGCGCCTTGTCCCTCCAAGGGGCGCCCGGCGGGGCGCCGGCCGATGGCGTCCAGGTCTTCGTCGTCTCCAACGGCTTCCACACCGACATCGTCGTGCCCATGCAGGCGCAAGAAGTCGACTGGGCGCTGGAACTGCGGCCAGAACATTTCAACGGGGCGAACCCGGTGGCGGCCAGCCACGCCGGCTTTGGCTGGGGCGACCGCGGCTTCTACCTGCAGACGCCGACCCTGGCCGATGTCGAGCCGGACGTGGCCTTCGCGGCGCTCTTCGCCTCCAGCGGCAGCCTGATGCATGTGACCTTGTGGGGCGGCACGCCCGTGCCCGGCCCCAATGTCCGCCCGCTGCGCCTGACGCCGGCGCAGTATGCTCAATTGACCGCCAACCTGCGGGCCGCGTTCCAGCGCGATACGGCCGGCGCGGTACGGCCGATCCCGGGCGCCGGCTACCACTATTACGACGCCTTCTACGAAGGGGTGGGGACCTATTCCCTGTTCGAGACCTGCAATGAATGGACGGCGGCGCAATTGCGGCGGATCGGCGTGGCGGTGGGCTGGTGGGCGCCGTTTCCCTTCGGTGTGATGTGGCATCTCTAGCCCGACTCAGCACGCACCCCTAAGGTGGGGCCATGGCAGGCACGAAGCAGACAAAAGGCACAGGCGCGCGGCGGGGACGCCCGGTCGCCACGGTAAAACGCGGCCAGCGGATCGACCGGCTGGACCGCCGGGCGACGCCGCCCAAAGCCGGCGGCGACAGGGGCGGCAATGGGGGCGGCGGCTGGCTGCGGGGCCGGCGCCCGCTCTACTGGCTGGCGGTGGCGGGCCTGTGGACGGGGATCGCCATCGCCGCGATGGTCGCCTTCTTCGCCTGGGACCTGCCCTCGATGGACCGGCTGAACCAGATCGACCGGCGCCCGGCCGTGCGCCTGGTCGCGGCCGACGGCACCACCTTCGCGACCGTGGGCGATCTCTACGGCGAGGCCCTGGCCCTGAACGACTATCCCGACGTGCTGGTCAAGGCGGTGCTGGCGATCGAGGATCGCCGCTTCTTCGATCACGGCGGCTTCGATCCCCTGGGGATTTTGCGCGCGATGTTCCACAACATCATGGACGGGCGGGTAACCCAGGGCGGCTCCACCATCAGCCAGCAGACCGCCAAGACCGTGTTCCTGTCACCCGAGCGCTCGGTCCGGCGCAAGGTGCAGGAAGCGATCCTGACCCTCCAGCTCGAAAGCCGGCTCAGCAAGGACCAGATCCTGGCCCTCTACCTCAACCGGGTCTATCTGGGGGCGGGCGCCTATGGCATGGACGGCGCGGCACGGCGCTATTTCGGCCATTCGGCCCGGCAGATGACGCTGGCCGAGGCGGCGATGCTGGCCGGCCTGATGAAGGCGCCGTCGCGCTATTCGCCCCTGGCCGACTACAAGGCGGCGAGCGACCGCGCCGGCGTGGTCCTCCAGGCCATGGTCGATGCCGATTTCATCACCGCCGACCAGGCGGCGGCGGCCAAGGCGCTGCCGGCGCGCCTCGCCGCCCGCCCCGCCAGTAATGATGCCCGTTACTTCGTCGACTGGGTGGTCGATCAGGTGGCGGACTATGCCGGGCCCGAGGCGGGCGACCTGATCGTCTCGACCACCCTGGACCTGAAGCTCCAGCGCGCGGCCGAGACGGCGCTCGACACCGTGCTCGACAGCGACGGGCTGAAGCTGGAGGTCGAGCAGGGCGCCCTGGTCGCCATGGCGCCGGACGGGGCCGTGCGCGCCATGATCGGCGGGCGCGACTATGCCGCCTCACCCTTCAACCGGGCGACGAGGGCGCTGCGCCAGCCCGGCTCCGCCTTCAAGCTGTTCGTCTATCTCGCCGCCTTCGAGGCCGGCCTCACCCCCGATACCACCATGGTCGACGCGCCGGTGGAAATCGCCGGCTATCGCCCGTCCAACCTGGAACCGGGCTATGCCGGGGAGATGACCCTGACCTCGGCCTTCGCCCGTTCGGTCAACACCATCGCCGTGCGCCTGCTGGGCCGGGTGGGCGCCCGGAAGGTGGTGGAGATGGCCAAGCGCCTGGGGGTTACCTCCGAGATCCCGGCCAATGCCTCGATCGCGCTGGGCAGTGCCGAGGTGACGCCGCTGGAACTGACCGCCGCCTACGGCGTCATGGCCAACGGCGGCCGCGCGGTCTTCGCCCACGGTATCCGCGAGATCCGCACCGCCGACGGCACCGTGCTCTACCGGCGCGATGCCGGGGCGGCGGCGCGCATCGTCAACGAACAGGTCGTCGGCCGGATGAACCGCCTGCTGACAGCGGTGATCAACGGCGGCACCGGCAAGGCGGCGCAACTGGGCCGGCCCGCGGGCGGCAAGACCGGCACCAGCCAGGACTACCGCAACGCCTGGTTCGTCGGCTTCACCGGCAACCTGGTGGCGGGGGTCTGGATCGGCAACGACGACGGCAGCCCGATGAAGAAGGTCACCGGCGGCGGCCTGCCGGCGCGGATCTGGAAGGCCTTCATGACCGAGGCGCTGCAAGGCGCCCCGGCGACGCCGCTGCCCGACATGCAGGAAGACCAGGACCTGCTCGACCGCCTGGTCGATTTCCTGGGCGGCGGCGAAAGCGTGCCGGCCGATCCCGGCCTGGCCGTCGAGGACGGCGCCGCCCCGCCCGCGGCACCCACGCGCCCGCGCGCGGCGCCGATCCCGGACTATCCGGTGGACCGCAACCGGTAACATCGAGGCGACTACCGGGGCGCAGAACAGTAACCTCTTTCGTCATCCCGGCGTAGGCCGGGATCCACTGTCGTGCAGGGGCTGGGACACAAGACCAGTGTTGCGATGCTGCCCGAGCCCGCCATTCCAGTGGATCCCGGCCTTCGCCGGGATGACGGTTAGGGGTGTAAGAGCGGTCGCCCTTCAACGGGCACGTCAAGTCGCCATCGGCACGCCGTGATCCTTGTCGTCGGTCAGGATCTCGAAGGCCGCGCGGTGGGTGGTGCGCAGTAACAAGGGCGGTTGCCCGGTGCGTTCGAGGGTAAGGTCACAGGCAGCGATCTTGGAATTCAGGCAGGTGTGGCTGCCGCCGGGCGGGTTGTAGTAGGTCAGGCCGACGAAGTCCCCGGGTGTCGCCTCGAAGCGGCCGTGCATGGCCACGCCCGGTGCGCGGCTGCTGAAATCCCAATGGAAGTAACCCCAGCGGCCACGGGCACGCAGGGCTTGGGCGATGGTGTTCAGGCGGTATTCCTCGCGGCCCACCCGCAGCACCAGGATGGTCAGGGGCGGGGTCCAGATCGGGCCCAGCTTCAGCCGGGCGGTGATCACCTCGAGGAAGGCGTCGGGCTGGTCGTCGAAGCCCACCACCTGGCCCCAGGCATAGGTGTCGGTGTGCTTGGACCCCCAATTGTGATTCTCGCTGCCTACCCAATCCTCGATCGGCCAGGACACGCCGTCGACCTCCAGGCTGCCGCTGAAGCGCACGAAGGGGCGTGGCGTCACCGCCTTGGCCTTGGGCAGGCGCGCGGCATAGTAGCCCTCGGGCAGGAACAGCACGGGCGCGCCGCCGCCCTCGTAGCGCAGGTCCCAGCGCAAGCGGTGGGGCGCCTGCACTTCGCCCTCTAATCGGCCGGGTGTCAGCGCGGCCGCGCCGATGCGCACGTCCAGGCCGCCGTCGCCGAACCGGCAGGCGGCCAGGGGGATCTCGCTCTTGCCGGCCCGGATGCCGGCGTGCTCGTCGAAGCGGATCGCCCACAATTCGCCGATGGCCTGCTCGGGCCGGCCGTGCGGCGAAAAGATCGTGTAGCGGATCCAGAATGCCTGCCTGGTGGTCGGATGGTTGGCGCGCAGGAACCAGCTCTCGTAATGGCCCGGGCGCTGGCCGGCCTGGTAGCGCATGCGCTGCCAGGGCGTCGGGTCGGGGGGCGGGCTGGTCGTCGTCATCGCACACCAAGGGTCGATCGTTCTGGCCGCTATCGAGCCAGGCATTTTCCAGGGCCGTCAATTACTCACCACCGCCATGCACGCGCACCGGGTGGTGAAGCCGCCGGTCTTCCTGTCGTATAGCGATACGCGACGAGGGGAGAGGGCCGTGACCCAGCTCGAAAAAGCCGTGAAGTTCCAGGCCCTGCATGCCAGGCCGGGGGCCTTCGTGATTCCCAATCCCTGGGATGCGGGCTCGGCCCGGATTCTCTCGGCACTGGGTTTCGAGGCGCTGGCGACGACCAGTGCCGGCCTGGCCTTCGCGCTGGGCCGCCGCGACGGCGAAGGCGCGATCAGCCGGGACGAGACCCTGGCCAACGCGAAACTGATCGCCGAGGCGACCGATCTGCCTGTCGCCGCCGATCTGGAGAATGGCTTTGGCGATGCGCCCGAGGCGGCGGCGCAAACCATCCGCCTGGCTGCCGGGGCCGGCCTGGTCGGCGGCTCGATCGAGGATGCGACGGGCAACGCCGACCGGCCGATCTATGATTTCACCCGTGCGGTCGAGCGGGTCGCCGCTGCCGTCGAGGCGGCGCGGGCGCTGCCTTTTCCCTTCACCTTCGTCGCCCGGGCCGAGAATTTCCTGCACGGCCGGCCCGACCTCGACGACACGATCCGCCGTCTTCAGGCGTTCGAGGCGGCCGGTGCCGATGCCCTCTTTGCCCCCGGCCTGCCGGGGATCGAGGCCATTCGCACTGTCTGTGCCGCGGTCGGCAAGCCGGTGAACGTGGTCATGGGCCTGAAAGGCATGACCTATTCCGTGGCCGACCTGGCCGCCGCCGGGGTGCGCCGGATCAGCCTGGGCAGTGCGCTCGCCCGCGCCGCCCTGGGCGGTTTCGTGCGCGCGGCGCAGGAGATCAGCGAGCACGGCACCTTCGGCTTCGCCGACCAGGCCCTGCCCTTCGCGCAGGCCAACGACTTCATGTCCCACGGATCAGGAGACCGGTAAACGATGCCCGATACCACGAGCCTGCTGACCTTTTCCCTGGTGGCGCTGGGCATGGTGCTGACGCCCGGGCCCAATATGGTCTATCTCGTCTCGCGCTCGATCTGCCAGGGGCGGGTGGCGGGCCTGATCTCGCTGGGCGGGGTGGCGCTGGGCTTCGTCTTCTACATCCTGTGCGCGGGGCTGGGCATCACCGCCCTGGTCTTTGCCGTGCCTTACGCCCATGACGCGCTGCGCCTGGCCGGGGCCTGCTACCTCCTCTACC is a window of Oleomonas cavernae DNA encoding:
- a CDS encoding transglycosylase domain-containing protein, producing MAGTKQTKGTGARRGRPVATVKRGQRIDRLDRRATPPKAGGDRGGNGGGGWLRGRRPLYWLAVAGLWTGIAIAAMVAFFAWDLPSMDRLNQIDRRPAVRLVAADGTTFATVGDLYGEALALNDYPDVLVKAVLAIEDRRFFDHGGFDPLGILRAMFHNIMDGRVTQGGSTISQQTAKTVFLSPERSVRRKVQEAILTLQLESRLSKDQILALYLNRVYLGAGAYGMDGAARRYFGHSARQMTLAEAAMLAGLMKAPSRYSPLADYKAASDRAGVVLQAMVDADFITADQAAAAKALPARLAARPASNDARYFVDWVVDQVADYAGPEAGDLIVSTTLDLKLQRAAETALDTVLDSDGLKLEVEQGALVAMAPDGAVRAMIGGRDYAASPFNRATRALRQPGSAFKLFVYLAAFEAGLTPDTTMVDAPVEIAGYRPSNLEPGYAGEMTLTSAFARSVNTIAVRLLGRVGARKVVEMAKRLGVTSEIPANASIALGSAEVTPLELTAAYGVMANGGRAVFAHGIREIRTADGTVLYRRDAGAAARIVNEQVVGRMNRLLTAVINGGTGKAAQLGRPAGGKTGTSQDYRNAWFVGFTGNLVAGVWIGNDDGSPMKKVTGGGLPARIWKAFMTEALQGAPATPLPDMQEDQDLLDRLVDFLGGGESVPADPGLAVEDGAAPPAAPTRPRAAPIPDYPVDRNR
- a CDS encoding isocitrate lyase/PEP mutase family protein; translation: MTQLEKAVKFQALHARPGAFVIPNPWDAGSARILSALGFEALATTSAGLAFALGRRDGEGAISRDETLANAKLIAEATDLPVAADLENGFGDAPEAAAQTIRLAAGAGLVGGSIEDATGNADRPIYDFTRAVERVAAAVEAARALPFPFTFVARAENFLHGRPDLDDTIRRLQAFEAAGADALFAPGLPGIEAIRTVCAAVGKPVNVVMGLKGMTYSVADLAAAGVRRISLGSALARAALGGFVRAAQEISEHGTFGFADQALPFAQANDFMSHGSGDR